The Oncorhynchus masou masou isolate Uvic2021 chromosome 6, UVic_Omas_1.1, whole genome shotgun sequence genome has a window encoding:
- the nicn1 gene encoding nicolin-1 isoform X2 codes for MSVNTVPCTVKPTVTLQIGDAETDSSRPGVYVIDVTLAIGQTVNIQEISFKNYYTAYVSVRLLRRDGEGAAKWATCLRNHCLMPSPHTEEGSQDYYSVYRQQMLIEPDNVTSVRLILRQPSSAWLNFSVEDIKIQPCLNEDSEWDIPDWLSDLTQVDQLCDLQGLPDPQTVSSSIQQMWALTEVMQTNQTTASIGRFDVDGCYDINLLSFT; via the exons ATGAGCGTAAACACGGTCCCTTGTACCGTGAAGCCTACTGTCACCTTGCAGATTGGAGATGCTGAGACTGATTCATCTCGTCCCGGTGTCTATGTCATAGACGTTACACTTGCTATAGGACAGACTGTCAAC ATCCAGGAGATCTCCTTTAAGAACTACTACACAGCATACGTGTCTGTGCGTCtactgaggagagatggggagggggctgCTAAATGGGCCACATGTCTGAGGAACCACTGTCTGATGCCCAGCCCACATACTGAAGAGGGTTCACAAGACTACTACTCTGTCTACCGTCAAcag ATGCTGATTGAACCAGACAATGTGACTTCAGTGAGACTGATCCTACGACAGCCGTCATCAGCCTGGCTGAATTTCAGCGTGGAGGACATCAAAATACAGCCCTGTTTAAACGAG GATTCAGAGTGGGACATTCCGGATTGGTTGTCAGACCTCACACAGGTGGACCAACTGTGTGATTTACAG GGTCTTCCAGATCCTCAGACGGTATCTTCCAGTATTCAGCAGATGTGGGCGTTAACAGAGGTCATGCAGACCAACCAGACCACTGCTTCCATAGGCCGCTTCGAT GTTGATGGCTGCTACGATATCAACTTGTTGTCCTTCACTTAA
- the nicn1 gene encoding nicolin-1 isoform X1 gives MPTARPTATSRTVFTVISPSVTEGKTVHTQHRVANNMSVNTVPCTVKPTVTLQIGDAETDSSRPGVYVIDVTLAIGQTVNIQEISFKNYYTAYVSVRLLRRDGEGAAKWATCLRNHCLMPSPHTEEGSQDYYSVYRQQMLIEPDNVTSVRLILRQPSSAWLNFSVEDIKIQPCLNEDSEWDIPDWLSDLTQVDQLCDLQGLPDPQTVSSSIQQMWALTEVMQTNQTTASIGRFDVDGCYDINLLSFT, from the exons ATGCCCACTGCCAGGCCGACTGCGACGTCTAGAACTGTTTTTACAGTAATTTCGCCGTCTGTAACCGAGGGGAAAACAGTGCACACACAACACA GAGTAGCTAATAACATGAGCGTAAACACGGTCCCTTGTACCGTGAAGCCTACTGTCACCTTGCAGATTGGAGATGCTGAGACTGATTCATCTCGTCCCGGTGTCTATGTCATAGACGTTACACTTGCTATAGGACAGACTGTCAAC ATCCAGGAGATCTCCTTTAAGAACTACTACACAGCATACGTGTCTGTGCGTCtactgaggagagatggggagggggctgCTAAATGGGCCACATGTCTGAGGAACCACTGTCTGATGCCCAGCCCACATACTGAAGAGGGTTCACAAGACTACTACTCTGTCTACCGTCAAcag ATGCTGATTGAACCAGACAATGTGACTTCAGTGAGACTGATCCTACGACAGCCGTCATCAGCCTGGCTGAATTTCAGCGTGGAGGACATCAAAATACAGCCCTGTTTAAACGAG GATTCAGAGTGGGACATTCCGGATTGGTTGTCAGACCTCACACAGGTGGACCAACTGTGTGATTTACAG GGTCTTCCAGATCCTCAGACGGTATCTTCCAGTATTCAGCAGATGTGGGCGTTAACAGAGGTCATGCAGACCAACCAGACCACTGCTTCCATAGGCCGCTTCGAT GTTGATGGCTGCTACGATATCAACTTGTTGTCCTTCACTTAA